DNA sequence from the Vicia villosa cultivar HV-30 ecotype Madison, WI linkage group LG3, Vvil1.0, whole genome shotgun sequence genome:
ATATCGTCTGCTTAATTCGTTATTCCGCTAATTGTtgaaccgtttgcttaatccggTGAAAGTGGAACATAATTCTTATAATTCCATTCTCGCTTGTTGAAAGTTATTGTGTTCGAATGTGAATTAAATCTGCAGAATTATATTTATCGATGATAGTAGGAACCAAAACAGCATATTAGCTTAATTCCATAATAACTTATTTTCACAAAAacaacttattttataatcactttttttaatcattttttctaTGATCTAACCCCCCCCCCCCATAATCGATTTGCCTTCGGTTAGCAATAATCAAGAATCCTTGGGAGACGATATCTGAGTTACCGTTACCACGATActatattttttacaaaaataactcgtttttgatctgCGCGCGATAGGGGATCAGTGACAGTAAGACTTATTTCAAGATAATTCACATATCATGGACAATGAGTAATTTTAGGTGAAAATTTTTATTGTGTAGCAAAGTTGATTAGACTGTATTACACATTCaccaaaatttgattgtattacACATTCACCTACCAAtagtaaatttttattatttggagagttttgttgaaaatgaagatTATGTTCCAGAAATTTCTATTGTCAGTAGAGCAAACGTTAACAAAAGTAGAAATTTCTATTCGCTGCAGTTTCCTCTTATttcaataaagaaaataaaatgtgttatcaaatttcaaaacaaaagaaagaaaatgatcaCAATTCAAATATGTATCATAAAAAGAGACGCCTATACAAGTTTATCTAAACTTCTCACAAACATTCATAACGAGCTAACGAAATCATGGAGCAGAGACATTCATTTATCAGTTAAGTTAACCCACAAACATTCATAACGAGCTATCAACAACTGACCCTCCAAGTCCAATTTAATGCGCTTTCAGAAACACACTCAATGAAGCCATAAGTGCAATCAAAATTCCAAAGATTAGTACTTTTCTGTTATTTTATTTCTCTGTAACAGAGCATGTATTGTCCTTAAGTGAGATGAGGAGAAGTAGACTCGGTGAAAAAATCGCACGATACGAGGGAAACGTCGAAGCTTGGCTAAGCGCGTCCCATAGCAATCGAGACACATGTATTGATGGAATGAGAAATTCTCAATCTGATTTAGGGAGTAGTGGAATATGAAGTTGGACATGTTCGGTTTTCAGTGCTCTTGCCGCTGCATCCAGCCTTGCTTCTGGATCTTTGCATATTCCCTCTGAACAGCATCACATGGAAATCTCATGGCTACTTTTTCGGGAATATCTATTGTTTTATCCTTCAGTGATGATGAACAGAGCTGCTTTTATAAGCCTAAAATTGGTAACACAGTTGGATCACAAATTGATTATATTGGTGCAGAGTGCAATGAAATTGTTGTTTCCTTGATGGTGTGTCCTCAAATAATGACTTTTGATGGCTTGGTAAAGCATGTAGAAGTTGCTAATTTTTTGAACATTGGAAGTGATGCTGAAAATCAAAGTGCCTTTGTTGGCAACTTACAAACTATGGTCCTTGATACTCTCCCTTTGTCTATGTCTTACAGTATATAACAATTTACATTAATACATACATTATCTTAGCACAGCAGTTTAATTTTTCATACTCAAAACATCTCTTTCcaataaaaaataatgagaatTTGATTAATATTAAAATGATGTTAGTATCTCATAGTTGGTCAGTTCCAAAGGCTCTATAATAATTGAAACTCTTATACTATCTTATGTATGAACTCTTTTCGTTTCAATCAGTGGCACTGGAGGTGATGCTGTTGATATTGAGTTTATTGAAGTAGCTTTGTTTTGTATGATGACTTACTAGTGACGATACACTATGCGGAAACAAATAGAAGGATAATAACTATCGAAACCGATTGTTATATTGCAAATTGTCTGCAACCCCCTATGCATAAAAAAAGCAAAGAATAGATAGCACATGAAACTAGCAATTGAACCGACAACACCGCTTCCCGAACCGATAACACCGCTGCCCGAACTGACACACTGCTGCCTGAAACAGGTCAGCAACAAAAACTCATAACACCTGAACCAATATCATGGTCATGTTATAgttagcgcaacatcgggggagggtcgagcgaggagcattgttgatttccgggacattccttagcgcaacatcgggggagggtcgagcgaggagcattgttgatttccgggacattcctttgagcaacacacctttgtggaagagataccacttctccacctaaaaccttaaggtgataggtgagtgggttctcccacttatatatgtggactattatccacactcacacttgattctcaacactccccctcaagtgtgagtcttacacaatgctccccctcatgtgataggtgagtgggttctcccacttatatatgtcactcacacttgattctcaacactccccctcaagtgtgagtcttacacaatgctccccctcatgtggAAGGATTCCACATACATGAccctccccctcaagtgtgagtcttacacaatgctccccctcatgtggAAGGATTCCACATACATgacccacttatatatgctcaagtcaccacacacatgTGGGACTACAAGTTTTAGCCGGTCCCTTTTTTTTCGaacccacttatatatgctcaagtcaccacacacatgTGGGACTACAAGTTTTAGCCGGTCCCTTTTTTTTCGAACcaaaggctctgataccattgttAGCAcaacatcgggggagggtcgagtcgGGAGCATTGTTTAATTTCCGGGACAatcctttgagcaacacacctttgtggtagagacaccacttctccacctaaaaccttaaggtgataggtgagtgggttctcccacttatatatgctcaagtcaccacatgcatttccaatgtgggactattatccacactcacacttgattctcaacagttATCACATCCTTCGCCCCCAGCAATTTATGGTTCCAAACACCTGTCAAATTCTAGTTATATAACATTATATAGAGGTGATTGTGATAGTGGAGATGTTTAAAAGtacatttgttttttaaaaaaagccaattCAATAGAGAAATATTAAATGTTATCATAACAACACTGCTACTAAGACATTCAAATAACAAATGGGTTCATTCTTGGTTTACATCAAACTTacaaaaaaataatgattttaatgtttatgtATATATGTTGTTATGGTTTTGAAATgattgtaatgattttgaataatATAAGATGGTGAATTTCCTTACTCTTCTGGACAAGAGCCTAATTTATCAGGAAATGTTAATTTTTTGCTCCGATTTGCGTTTTTAGACGCTTAGCACATAATTTGAAATAACGAGTAAATTAAACTTAATCGCAAGTATTAGTGTAGTGAGCGAACATATCTTTTTTTAGAAATGTCGGTGATCAAAGTGTGATAAGTGACTTAAATCCTAattgtttgaacatgttttcGGTTGGCCTTTTGTTATTTGTTTCTTGCAGCAAGTTTTTCTCTACTCGTTTGGAGCAGTTGTATTACATCTAGTAATTGTGCATGTTTTTACCCTGGTAATGCACTGGATTTATTGTACTTGAATAAAGAGTTTATTTTAATATACTATTTGCTAATTAAAAAAAGGAAGATGTGAAATACTACGTAGAGCTAGACAACTCCACCAAGTGTATGTGTTTTTATGTGTTTTGCTTTTCTTCTTATATTATTTACATGCGACTTGGAAGATCCATCTAGGTTGACTTTTAGGATTGTCATTAGCTTAACAGGTGATAAATCAAAGATGTTTGcacataaaaaaatagtaatataaTATGATGATTTCATTCTCTTGGATATCCAAGATGAATCTAGTAACATCCCATACAAAGTTTGTATGTTGAAAACGACTAAGTTTTGAAGCCTTGTTCCCTGAAAATGACTATAAGACGCAACTATTAAAACTAAGAAAAAATAACAATGCAGAAGTTTTGTCCCTGTGAACTATGATCCCAATACAAGACAGTTCTCATAATCTCAATTTACAAACACAAGGTGGAATATTGATGTTAATTGTATAGTTTCATGTCTTCAAAACTCTGCAAGGATATTGGAAGCAACTTTCTGCACTGTTATGATTCAGCTGAAGTCGTCAACATCGCTGCCCGAAACAGTTCGGCAACAAAAATTCATAGCACCTGGACCAAGATTATGGACATGTTATCACATCCTTCGCCCCCAGCAGTTGATGATGTCACCGATCAAATACTCTTTTGCACAGAGTGGACAATTTTGTTTCCTGAAAGATAATTATAGCTATATATCCTTCAGAGGTTACTGATGATACAGATTTTACCCTAAATTCTAATTCATTAAGTGATACACTATAGGTTCAGTAAAAGAAAATGGTTATTAAAGATTAGTGCAAGTTGTACATCTCAAAGAAACAGGATATGTTACCGAGCACTAGCAGAAGGATTTAAAGTTAGATTGAACCTAACATAATTGTTCATTAAACAAAATATACCAATTGCTGACTTGACAAGCAGTCCTTGAAATAATCAGATGAAATCAATGATTATTTGAAAACATGAAGTATGAAGGGGCATGTGCAACCTACACTATTTCAAAATCAATGAAACCCACCAGAAAGGGGCATGTGGCCTATATGTGTATCACTGAGGCTCTTAGCTGAATTACAACATATTTACACTTGCCAGAAAGGGATGCTGAGTTGATGAAACAAAACAGCAAAAAGGACTGCTGCAGCCCCAGAAAAACAATGAAACCTGATGTGAAGGCAGCTACGAAAGAGATGAAAGATAGTTATCGGATTGATGAGACCTAAAAAAATCAGGCATGCTGCAACCACCCAACCCCGTTATATTGATCCATTTAAAGATAGTACCGCTCCTGAACTATCGCCAAAAACCAACAGAAATTTATGCGACAAAATACGCAAGAAAAACCAACTGATATATAGCAGAGTTGCAACCAGTGATATATGGCTCTGCATAGAAGAACTTCACTAAAAGAGATATTTCTGATTTTATTTCTGCAGCTGCAGTTTCAGTTATATCTTGGTTGTTTGGACCCAACAATGTCGATATCTATTACAAAATTTTAATAACAGATATCATAAGGCATTATTATTAAACAATTATTAGTAAGTTTatgaaattaattcaattattaaaattgCATAGTTACATAAAGGGATAAAAACAACCGCCTCGTTTAAAACCATATCAGAAAACCCCAAAGGGATTAAAGTCCATtggaaggaaaaaagagtgcaggGTGTTGcaacaataacaaaatctaaccaAATTAATAAAAAGCTTGTTTAGTAAAAAGGGAAAATTCCTATGGATTAACTTGATTATAATGCAAATGGTCATTGTAGACATGCCTACATTGTTTTATAGAAAACTAATTGAAGCTTTTTGATATCTATACATCATTCTGTGTGCAAAGCTTTTTCAGCCATGTCCACCAAGCTGTCTTTATATTCATTGTGTTAACCTAACATCAAATCATAGAATTGAGACGGTCTTATACCAACCTTCAACATGTCGTTCATCTGCATTATATTTGAATCTTCCATTTTTCGATGTGAAGCAAGCATTCCATGGTACTTTTCATCTAAAAGCTCATGGTTGTGCTGATCGATAAAAACTGTTATCCACCAACTTTGTGAGAAACTATCTATATGCACTCAAAATTTTGCTTCACATCCAGACCGAGTATTAGGTTTACGCTAACGATTTCCTATTGTTAAACCTCTATCCTCCCTGAACCCCTGTTTGTGACAAACAAATGTCCTCTGTAATATTTCTCCTTTCTTGCTTCGAGGAATCTTGCTCTTGCAAACTGTAAACTCGTTCGTTTTAGCATACTGGTTGTAGAACAGATAAACCATGTTCAGgcttgaaaattgattttttcttgTCTTATGGGGACTTAATCTTTTCAGGTCCATACTAAGAATATCCTCCATACTATCAATATTTatcaatatttataatattttcaatAGATTCTCCATCCTCAGCACTAATATCATCAACAGTAGTCTCACCTGTTTCATTAACAACTTTTGTAGACACGTCTTCTAGTCCctatcacaataaacaacatagTTTTAACATAAGTACTAAAGTACACTAatacaaatatttgaaaatttctcCTTTTACCTCCATATCACCTATAACTATTCGACAAATGGTACCGATGCTCTTTCTTCATTTCCTGTACCAATTAACTATTCGGCAAATGGTACCGATGCTCTAATTCACGTTATTTTATAGGAAAAATTACAAATATATATACTCAAGCACATTTGGGATTAAGAATTTGGTGTCGCTTTATAAAACGCCAATTATCAAACTATGGAAATTGGACATGGTGTACTTTTCTTTAAACGGTGACCGCCGGAAAAAATGACAGGAAAAATTAAGAAACATGGAGAGATGGAAAGATAGATATACGGAAATACTGCAGATGTTTTAGAATTGTACGAAACACAAATCTAAAAATATTGTTGATACCTTAAAAAAAACTTTTGacattatgtaaaaaaaaatcacCTATAGCTAATTTTACATATTCTCAAGTGTATCATAATGGATTTTAAACATTCATTTAATCCTATTGCTATTTTTAGAGGCCGGTGAGGGACTTAATTGAACCCTCACCTTAGACATAACCTTGTAATTTACATTTAATTACAATAAATGCTATTATAAATTATGAAATCTTTTTTAGTGAagattcattttggtccctcGCAAATATTAGaagagtcaaattagtccctcacaaaaaaattgacccaacttaatcccttacaaaatttaaccggatcatattagtccttctgttaatatttttctcaaatcggttaTTTTCTACTTCTAAatcggttcttttcatacttttaaaccgtgacggaactgacacgttggattttatttttattttttactttttaaatactaaattaatttatttttaatttcatttttaaacagttatcaatgaatagtatcaaaaaagtcaaaattgtttcttataaagtaatttttaaacaagtaattttcttgatttctactaatattaacaaattatatacataaatttttacctatgaggtctcaaatccaagtcccttcaggttataaaatgattttcactttacaattagacaaatcaatttctatctttAATAAAGTTACTAtaatttacaactagaaaaatcaatttctattgttagtaaagtgattattatttacaacaagacaaatcaatttctatttttaataaagtgactatcatttacaactagacaaattaatttttattgttagtaaagtgactatcatttacaactagataaatcaatttctattgttaataaaaagattatcatttacaactagacaaattaatttttattgttagtaaagtgactatcatttacaactagataaatcaatttctattgttaataaaaagattatcatttacaacaagacaaatcaatttttacgATTAATAaggtgactatcaataacaactagacaaatcaattttattgttagtaaagtaactatcatttacaaatatacaaatcaatttctattgtattaaattgactgtcatttaatctgaagggacttaggttcgagaccatattgatacaaattttgtattttttattttaaatttataattgtttaagatTAGTCACATTGGCCTGAGTTCAACTcgttataagaaacaattttggcttttttatattattaatttataatagtttaaaaatgaaattaaaaataaaaatcaatttagtatttaaaagatgaaaaataaataaaatctaacgTGGTTGTCCAGTCATGATTTAAAACTAAGAAAAAAACCcgatttcaaaaaaatattagtagaaagACTAATATGATCTGGTtatattttataagggattaaattgtgtctattttattgtgaagaactaatttgactcgtgtaatatttgtgagggaccaaaatgggtcttatttttttttttgtgttttcattgtagtaattaattataagattaaatgaaaaaaaatttattaatagtttttataattttaatttcgttTATTTAAATCatagtttttataattttaatagttttcaataattttgaaattttaaaaaataggtattttttaatattatttttataaactatcTTATGGAGAATAGTTCGATACAATTACTTAGGTGTGGTTTGTACTACTTTCCAATGACAATATGATAAGTGTATCATTTCCTTTTACGCATATGTATTTTTTTCTTCCTATTTCACTCCTTAAATAATGTCAAAATACACTCGTCATATTTTCGTTGATGAATAGCATAAACCACACCTAAGAAATTGTAGGTAAGTTTTCTCCCTATCCTAATTAGTTTTAGTGTTGATAAAATAAAGGGTAAATTACACTATTGAAGATGAAACTAATGGTTTCAATTTTTCCACTAAAGGGTGAAGTACACATAGTTTCCATCAAAGATCCCATATGTCCTAGATTGTTTGGTCCTTCCCAAGGTAGTTTTAATCATTTCACACACAAGGATCAATAGGCCAGTTGGCATCTCCTTCGATGGCGTCCTAATCAGTTTTCTCTTACATGCCTTATATTTGAGGTACTATGGACCATAATGTTTTTCGCTTAACCACTTTGTCTTTACAATCTTTGGGCTTGATGATTGGGGACCATAAtattctcacttaatcacttcgCTCTTACATGCATTGTGCTGAAAGGACTATGAAGTGAAATATCTTTGATATGGCCCATCAACTGGACGCATAAAATCTCTAACTATTAAATAACATAAAGTACATCTAAATAGTAAGTGGTGACATCATGTGGCGAACATGTGATCAACTTGTTTCACTTCTCTTTGTTGTATATTGTAGGAGAACGTAACAAACCACGTTTTTAAGTGATTCAAATAAAACTCTCCCAGTTAATAACTAAAGTACTCACGGTTCTAGGGATTGACCACCTCTCCTACATAAAAGAGATAACTTAGCCCAATCCCTCCATTAGTGAGTCAAAACCCACGAATGCGTAGTTGAGTTTGTAGGCTTTATAATCAATCTATCCATTGACTCCTCGGTTAGATGACTGATTCAATAAATAACCAATAAGGCAAATGTGTGGATTCATTCAATTTTTCACAAATCAGAACATAAAGCCTTATTGTGCTCAACTATGCATGCAGTGTAAAGTCTATTCTAATCGTTGCATGTAATGGTATAAATCTTTAAAAACCTGACATTCCTCTTATATACTCTCTCCATCCCAAAATGAGTGACCCATTTAgaataaaatgatgtcccaaaataaatgatatatttcaatttccaatacactttTCCAATTCTATcctctaattaataaaagtttcatcatttccaatacataataagggtactatagtaaaaatactattatctctcttacttttaaccacttttcttaatctgtgtgaaatggtgggctgagtcactcattatgggacggagggagtactacTCTCTTTTCAAAGTAAGAAATAGTACTTTAGACCGATAGTCCCATTATTCTTTTTGTTGAAAAAGAAAACTATATTGAGCGTATTTGTTTAAAAAACGGTCCAGAGTTCTACCTCTCAGAAGTACGctccttattttttattttctcacaatgtgattaaaaaaatcaaaactaaaataaaaaagtatatttaaaaaattatttataataatttgaagttaaattcaaattttagatgcataaatcaatatttaaattcaaaataaattatattaatcaaaagaactatttagaaataaaataatattgaaattttaaacTAATATTTAAAAGTTATGTATGAATCACACTAAATTTGTATGAGACCCACATTATTTGATGTAATCATATATagattcaaaataataaaaaaagaataagTTGTTTTGTTAAGTCCCTTCATTCTTTTAATAAATCTATTTTTcatcaaatttctctttttttataaTATGGATTTAAAATACCTTAAATTTTAAATCCTTATACATATGATGCGGGATTTACTGTTTGTTGGCAGCTTTACTTATTCAAATTTTAAGATTGAATTCATAACTATAATGTTGTTCAAATCATTCCTTAAATTTCTGAAATTAAAATGCCAATGATTCAATGCTAATTGAATTGtttattatcaattaaaaatcttgattttttatcAAAAGTAATCTAAcggattaaaatttttaataatgcATAACTCATTACTCCTCTTTGATacaattccaaaaattaaaattacagaattgaaataaagataaaaattaactaaaatatttaaaatagtagTATTATTATAAAAATCTTAAATTCTTTTCATATATGCAATACACATAAATTTTTGCCAAGAGCAATATAGTAATGTAAGaggaataataaacaaaatatcatATTTCAATTTGAGGATGTCAATCTCATTGAAATGGTGGAATAATCCATACCGCAGGTGACATTCGTTTAAACCAAGGACGAAAAGGACAATGTTCGCTAAACTTTTCCTCTTTTACATTGTAGATTTTCATATCAAATGGTCCATTAGGATAAGGTAGCGTGTCTCCGTAAAAATCAGCTgtataataaattgaatcctttTGAAGATAACTAGAGAAATATGAAGCTGACACAGCAATTGAATCACTATCACCTACGAATAAGACATTATCTCCTAAACTATCAATTTTTAACATTTGTATAAGTTCACCCGTTTGAAGATCCAATTCCAAATTATATACTTCAAATTTTTCCGCACCATTACTAGGTTCAACATTATCTTCATCATTTTCGTCACCAGGATACCCCATAAATTTTCTTACAAGCCATAAGTCACCTTCTAATGATTTTACAAGATAAGTTCGATCAGCATAATCATCCTTCTTCAAAGAAACAACTTTGGGAATTACCTTTCCACCCTTTAAATAAGAATAATCAAAAGAGATAATGATATTCGAATGTCCCACGGCATAGACTAGGTCTTTGTAGAATATAACATCATTGAAGACATTGAAGACGTCATGAATATCATGAATATAAGTCCAATTCTTTTGTCCAACTTTTAAGAAAGCAAGATGTTTCCACATAGTGTAAATTGCTACAACTACAAAATCGCGTGGCTTAAATGTAGGATTAGTAGATAAAATAACCTTATGCACATTATACTCATAACGGTCTTTTCTTCTAAACAAATTTGGGAAGTAAAGGGGTGGTAAAGTGATAGATGCCCCATTTTTAAAAGAATTGAGGAGTGTTATACCCGTAGCTTGAGAACTATAATCCACCTTGGCTAACCAACCATGACTTGAACCACAAAGCCTCTTGTTACAACGTACAGGTAGTTTGAGGTTGTAATCTTTTTTTGATGAAATTCCGTATAAACTTATTTCTGTCCTGCTCTTATTTCTTGTGGGAATCATAAGCATGGGTAACACATTATTTTGTATTTGTGGATTTTGATAGTTAAACTTTGCAATAGAATACCAATTTTTGCATACGCGGCTGAAAGAGATGTGATCAATAGTTTCTACtaacttatcaaaaatcaaacttaaaGAAAGTGATTCTAAATTCCTCCAATCTATTTGCATACTGAATGCTGAAAACAagtataagaaaagaaaaaggctatttgttttttcttCAGAAAGCAAGAAGAAAACACAGTAGTTAAAATATCAGAAAATCGTacattgttcttggtgtttgatatatttatattaaataattccaATTTTTATTATCTTAGGATGCCCAAAAAATCAGAGATTCTGTTAGAGAAAATCTCTACAATTGATAGGGTAGTTTCTATATTTAGGTCAATCACATTAATTTATCTCAATCAATATTCAAATATAGTTATGTTTGAGATTTTTATATAAAGTTAAAGATacaaaataaacatattttttttaaactagtCACGGATATGTTTTAGATTTAGTAATTtcatacatttatttatttattgattattttattattttattaaaatatatttataatcaaCGAAACTTTCTCCACTAAAAAGGGAGATTCTAGTTGTTGCTGCAGTTTACAAACTTTCACAATTTGTATTCATATTCttttttctaataaaattatAGAATTGTAGAATTTCTactaacttaaaaataaaataaaattgtagaaTTTTTGTTTTTACCATTTTACTCTATTTGTTGCCGAGGGTTCAAAAGttaattgacaaaaaaaaaaccCTCTTACTCAATAAAAACACATGATACATATAAAAGTTGAATAACTACTAAAAACTCACCTACAATCGCGAATacataaatttaaattctaatacaACCTTGATTACATAAGTTCAAATTCTAATGATAACATTCAAATATCAACTTTTACAAGTGGAGCTAGAATTTAAGAAcacataattaatatattttatctatATATAAATAAGTATATGGATTATTCAATAATTTTATAAACAACTTTTT
Encoded proteins:
- the LOC131658868 gene encoding F-box protein SKIP23-like codes for the protein MQIDWRNLESLSLSLIFDKLVETIDHISFSRVCKNWYSIAKFNYQNPQIQNNVLPMLMIPTRNKSRTEISLYGISSKKDYNLKLPVRCNKRLCGSSHGWLAKVDYSSQATGITLLNSFKNGASITLPPLYFPNLFRRKDRYEYNVHKVILSTNPTFKPRDFVVVAIYTMWKHLAFLKVGQKNWTYIHDIHDVFNVFNDVIFYKDLVYAVGHSNIIISFDYSYLKGGKVIPKVVSLKKDDYADRTYLVKSLEGDLWLVRKFMGYPGDENDEDNVEPSNGAEKFEVYNLELDLQTGELIQMLKIDSLGDNVLFVGDSDSIAVSASYFSSYLQKDSIYYTADFYGDTLPYPNGPFDMKIYNVKEEKFSEHCPFRPWFKRMSPAGLEDVSTKVVNETGETTVDDISAEDGESIENIINIDKY